From the genome of Podospora bellae-mahoneyi strain CBS 112042 chromosome 2, whole genome shotgun sequence:
TTACCGTAAGTGTAGAATCAAAACTACTGGAAACATCTATCCAAGATCTCGTGTCCCCGTTTCGATTTACCCTCCCGCCCACTATCCCAGGTCGAAACACGCCTCATTGATCTGTCACACAAAACCCACCTCGGGAAATCCGCAAAAATCCAAAAAACGTTTTGGAAATCTCCCGACATGTTCCGTCCATCCCAGACACAAAcatttttctttcccttAATCAGTGATGCACACGACAGTTTCACTCCCGCTCACACCCACCGGTCCCGGCCACGGCCACCCCCATCTACGGCCCCATCCGGGGCATGGTGGCACGGAAGGTTAATCAACATTTTTGCTACACACCAGTCATCTGAACTTTCGGCACCGCAAAATCTTCTGGACCAGACAACAATCATCTATTGTCCCGAACCCATCCTCATTCATTGTGCCTAATCAAGCTTTCATGTGTTGGGTATCCAGTCACATCATCAAATTCTCcgtcatcacctcccccaaaacttcCACCACGgcctctcatcatcctcactcaAAGCCCTCTTCATCCTACTCCTATCTGgagcccccctccccctaaCCCTCCAGAAATACACCGgcacccccgccaccacaAACGCAATCACTATCAGCGTCTGCAACGGCTGCGCAAACACAGCTCTGCTCAACAAAAACAGGCTGACGCAGCAAAAGATGATAGGCGTGGTGATCCACGTCTTGTATGGTCGTTCCAGCGTAGGTTCTCTCACTCGTAGGACAATGAGCCCCAGCACAGTAATGAAATAAAACGTGTACCCCGCCACGCCGTAGAATGTCAGTAGTGTAGAGAACTCGCCCACCAGAATATACGCGGCGGTCAAGACAGCGTTCAGAATCAGCGCTGGGATAGGGGTGAAAAACAGCCCTGTGTCCTCATCGCCAAAGAGTTTcgacatcttcttcttgaacCAGGATCTTGTCCTGAATGTTGAGAGTGAGTCTGGGCTGCCGGTGCCATTTCCGAGGCGCCCGAATACAGAGGGGATGTACCCTTCTTTTCCGGCTACGTACACGAGCCGGCTGGAAGTGAAAGTGGATGAGTTGAGAGCGCCAAAGCAGGAGGCGCTGACAATAAGAGCTAGGACTAAAGAGCCAATGGATCCAAAGACTTTCGATCCAAACATGACAGCAACGGTGTTGGTCGAGTTGATGGCGTCCAAAGGAAGGACAAAGAAGTAAGCGATGTTGGCGAGGACGTAGGAGATGATGACCAGGGGCATGGCGGTATGGATCACTCGCGGCAGATCTCGGCTGGCGTTGCGGAACTCACCCACAACATAGTTTGTCTGATAAATTGGTTAGCTAAGAGTAAACAGAACGGCGGAGAGGCAACTCGCATTATCCCACCCGTCATACGCCCAGAGACCAGCATACAGCGCCACAGCCCAGGCCGACGTCTCCGTTGATGTCCCCTCAAACCATCCGCGCTCCTTCCATTCCACATTCGCTGTGGTTCCCGAGGCCGAGTACCCAGTaatcgccaccaccacaccaatgATGGTCACTGTGATCAAAGCAACAAACTTCAAAAACATGAGCATATCGTTCAACCTCGTCCCCAATCTCGTCGAAACGCAGTTCAAAAATGTGACCAgactcaaccccaccaatGCCACCGTCTTGTTGAACCAAGGATCAATCATCTCCGCTTCAGCGCCGATGAACGCCCTGATGAGGTACTCGCCCATAATAATGGCGATAATAGCGGCGCTTCCAggcttcaacaccaacacagcAACCCACGTAAACAGAAACCCCGAGCACTCCCCAAATATCTTGGAGAGATACACCTGCGCGCCACCGTTTAATGGGATCGCGCCTCCCAGCTCTGCATAACTTGCGCCGCCCGTCCACGCCAGcacaccagcaaccacccACACAATCAACGCAGCCCCTGGCGACCCAACATTCGAATTGACCTGACTCGGCGACGAGAAAATACCCGACCCAATAATCAACCCAACAATCAGCGACAAGCCATTCAGGTACGTCAACGTCTTGTGCTTTTCCAGCGACCCACCGCCCAACCCGCCGCTCACATCCCTCGCCGAAGTTGGCGCCCCTATAGGAGCATACCCAGcgccggtggtggaagagagcGGAAACAAATTCGCGGCAAAATCAAAGTTGGAAGTTACAGAGTATGATCGGTCTGGGCGGGTGCGCACAGCTGGGTTTGCGCTGTCGAGGGGATCGTCTCGTTCGAGGGAGGCACGCCGAGAGGATGAGATGCTAGGTCGGGAGTCGGTCTCGCTTGTATCGACGCCTGGACTAgagctggcgagggaggctAGTTCGAGAGAGTCGCGGCCGCcgggtggaggggcagaggAGTATAATGGCGGCATTGCTCGCCTGGTCTCGGATGGGTTTTATGCGGTGCGGTGTGTTTGTGGCGGGGGTACTATTTTGTTATACCCTTGGGATTAGAGACGGAAGAATTACCATTTCTGGTTTTCGCTCGATCGAAGTACAGGTTGAGAGAGACGACACGAGATTCGGCGGTAAAGACTTTGGTCGCTATGGGGTTGGCCAAGGAAAGTGATCGCAGACGTCACTGACGTTCTGGGTGTGTGTAGATTAAATAGGTGTATGCAGCGTAAAGTTCGTCAGGGGGTCGTGGGATGTCGGAAGTGCGGTGAAAGGAAACGATTTGTCGACCGCAAATTAACGATATTGAGGGTCGAGTTTTAGACTTTGATCCAATAGAGAAGTTCCAGGAGGCTTGAGAAAGGGTTGCGGCAGGTTGGCAGATGGGAACCAGAGCCAAGGCCGGGTATGGCTCGTGCAGATGCAGCCCCGGCGTAAAAGGCTTGGCAGGGGTGCACAACAGATCTGTAAAACTTGCAGAACCATTGCTGGGAGTATATATCTGGGTTTCAGTCCACTCGCTCTTCTCAGATATCATGTCAGGTTCAGTGTTCATTCCCATTTACTCCAGATGAGGACAACATgaacaaaaaagaacaaagTCTATTCAGGGCACTCGCAGCCGTCTCCAAACCCCAGTTTTGACAAAGGGCTGGACCCGTTATTGTGTGGAGACTTACGCTATGCCAAGCACTGTCGACGGAGCTTGACAACGAAGCGAGAATGGAGTCAAAAAATACACAAAAAAATACctacaacaccgaggattccccagtggtcacccacctgagtactagttcGGCCCTCAACTGTTTaactaggggagagcggacgggatcccgtgCTTTCAGTTGGGTATGGTCGTAGGTGtaggaaggtggtgaaaaTTGAGGTTATATGGTATGAGCTGGGATCTCACGTAGCACACAAACGACCAGTCTATCCAGATCTTGTCTTTTGCTGAGGAATGTGAAAGTAAATTATCAAAGATGCAATTAATGGCCAAATCCATACAAAGTGTGACAGATAACACAATTCTCCCAGCAGTTCCTCCAACGGTCTTGGACGTCGGCAAACGCCGTTGAGATTTCTCACTGCCGGGCCCGATCTGGGGCGCCAAGACATCGACTGATCCCCACTTATTTTTTCTAGCTGCCCCCTGCAGGCAGAGAGAGCTCCTGCAGCTCTGAGCAATCGCTTCCAGGCGCAAGAGAGCTTGAAGAAGCTCTCACAACTTCTGACTTCTCTCTAATCTTTTGACCCACCAACGATGTGATAGCAAAATGACCGTGATTTACGGGAGGTCAATCGGCCGCGCTCTGCCCAGGCTGGGCGCTCTTCGTTCCGTTCTCTCATGCTCTCGTTTTGGGGATGATATTCGATACCTCAGCATCACGGCCCATAGATACGCCAACAGCGATGCCAAACTGGACTTGCCAGCTTTGGATCAGAAATGGCGGCAGAGATGGGCAGCTTTGAAGAGTACCAAGACCAGCGACGGAGCTGAAAAGAAATATGTCCTTCCCATGTTTCCATATCCTTCGGGGTATTTACATCTGGGGCACCTCCGCGTCTACACCATTGCCGATGTTGTCGCCAGGTTTCACTCCCTTCGAGGACATGATGTCTTGCTACCAATGGGATGGGATGCCTTTGGACTTCCGGCCGAAAATGCCGCTATCGAGAGAGGCATTGACCCGGCCACCTGGACCAAGTCCAACATTGCCAAGATGAAAGAACAGCTCGACGTCATGAATGGATCCTGGGACTGGTCTCGCGTACGTTTGCACCTAGCCTTGAACTTGGCCACCTGGCTGACATGACTACCCTTCCCCCCAGGAACTGGCAACCTGTGACCCAAGCTTCTACAAAC
Proteins encoded in this window:
- a CDS encoding hypothetical protein (EggNog:ENOG503NX7G; COG:E) — translated: MPPLYSSAPPPGGRDSLELASLASSSPGVDTSETDSRPSISSSRRASLERDDPLDSANPAVRTRPDRSYSVTSNFDFAANLFPLSSTTGAGYAPIGAPTSARDVSGGLGGGSLEKHKTLTYLNGLSLIVGLIIGSGIFSSPSQVNSNVGSPGAALIVWVVAGVLAWTGGASYAELGGAIPLNGGAQVYLSKIFGECSGFLFTWVAVLVLKPGSAAIIAIIMGEYLIRAFIGAEAEMIDPWFNKTVALVGLSLVTFLNCVSTRLGTRLNDMLMFLKFVALITVTIIGVVVAITGYSASGTTANVEWKERGWFEGTSTETSAWAVALYAGLWAYDGWDNTNYVVGEFRNASRDLPRVIHTAMPLVIISYVLANIAYFFVLPLDAINSTNTVAVMFGSKVFGSIGSLVLALIVSASCFGALNSSTFTSSRLVYVAGKEGYIPSVFGRLGNGTGSPDSLSTFRTRSWFKKKMSKLFGDEDTGLFFTPIPALILNAVLTAAYILVGEFSTLLTFYGVAGYTFYFITVLGLIVLRVREPTLERPYKTWITTPIIFCCVSLFLLSRAVFAQPLQTLIVIAFVVAGVPVYFWRVRGRGAPDRSRMKRALSEDDERPWWKFWGR